The Myxocyprinus asiaticus isolate MX2 ecotype Aquarium Trade chromosome 36, UBuf_Myxa_2, whole genome shotgun sequence genome segment TATACTAATCAGATTAATacagaaagtaatgattgttagtcaatataaaatatgtaatcatatgaagtgattacagtgttttatgcatataaaatgaaagTCATGCTTTTGCCAACAGTGAAACAAAGTTGTGTCAGGATGACCTGCTTGAAGGGAGACAGTGATGACAAAACTAGGGAGGCAATAAGATGATttcattggatgaagaggccacaCTCAAAGAGTTAAggagaacagaaactgtataaaaaatgcatgattctgaagtgtaattttagatgctccatggaccaTCTCTGCTTTGTTAATttgtaataaaagtctatttttggaatcagaattTTGGGCCTCCGAGTAATCTTTGATTCGACTTTGCATCGATTGCTGCTATGGAAAATCTGCCATGACATGAGTCGTCCTGTCCACGTCTCGCTGAGGAGTTCCATCTACTGTAAGTGTATATCGATGGCAAAGCAGAAAGGGTTTCAAGACGAAGTtcgcagtcttgaaggaagagaattctgaagaaatggtgactgattGCCCGCTAATATAGGCCTAATGCACGGCTAAAGTGGTGGGGGTCAGACACCATtaccaatcagaggattggcgtgattatataagggtttcaacaaggttgggtaagaaggacactccccatagtgcttacggcaatgtcgagtgaactgaatcaataGGGAACCTGATGATCCCAGTTATCCCTGTATGATTTGAGaatattccaaagagcatcttgtgtgcttcaattgaAGCAAAGATATTTGGTCTTTTTTATAAAAGTgctaacatggtcaatgtcacaaatgtgctcATTTGATTGacttagaaatagtgcagaatcttacaacttcctttttcatttcaaatcatgacTTTTCTTTGCAtacctaaaactttatttccagatttaaatgAGATTTCAAATCCAGATTTGGTCTCAGATTAATGGATCCCACAGTATATTTGAATGCAAAATACACAAATGATAGTATGAGTACCcctaaataaattattcatatcCAAAGCAAATTATCAATATGGCAAGATACATTAATTTATCATCCAGTTACAGGCCTAGAATTCTTATGCAGTTACCACATTCAATGATCTCTCAGCCCATATCACAAATCAGCCCTGTTGCATTCTTCCCATGCAATTTAACTCACCCTAAAACCAGAGTACAAATTAATCCAATCAAAGCAAAGTAGCTGCTTAACTAGTAAATAGATTTGTCAGTCTGTGCACTGGTGGGGGTTGAAACATCTTGAGCCATTTGCTCTCTTCAAAAAAGTTTGCAGACCCCATCTGAAGACTAGATTTAAACTAAAGACATTAAAGATGTCACTGCAGTACAATTTGCTCAGTGAAAAAAAACCATCAGCCACTCTCCATTTTGTATATCTGTGTATCTATATGATCTCTTTAGTTAATGACTTGGCTGTTTAATAAATTGGTATCTTGTATATTGTGTCAGCAAATGTGATATAATAATGTTGCTTGTTGTGCTTGCACCCATTTCTGAGCTCAGTTTCAGAATGAATTACAACACCAAGGTTACATCAAACAATGTTTTTTCAGCATCAATGCATTTCCTGTGGGATGCTCTCCCTGAACACCATGACATCATCATAAGTGCCTGTTCTATAAATAGTCTAATAGGGGCTTGTTTCGATGTCATCACAGGGAATAGCTCAGATTCTTTTAATAAAACTGATTACCTAAGGCTTTTATTGGTCTTATAGCTAACAGCACGTAAGGAGCAGGATCAGGTAACCTCTAGTACATGCAAGCAAAGACTTCTGCCTCAGGAATAAAACATACCAAAGCCATCTATAATTTATTAATTCTGCAGCATTACCAAAAAGATTTAcagcatgtaaaaacaaacaagagTTCCAACTAAAACTTAGATCACATAAGTGTGAATAGTGAATCTTAGTGATTGGCGTAAGACTTCAGTTCCACAGCTACCATAGCGTGAACATTTAAGTGGCCCTTTATTATATCGGCACTGGCAATCAACCTAGCATATGTAAGAAAATGGTGACTTTGTGAGGTTCCTCTGAAAGAAAATCAATAAGTTGCCAAGCTATATGATTCAGTTTCTTTCTTGCTTGAAGACACAAAGAAAAAAGGCAAGGACAATTCTGTTGATACTACAGCCTATAAATGCTATCACATATTCCTTGATTACAAAGGGGAGCTGCACAGCAAATACTAGGCATGGAGGGAAGCAGTTCAATACTGTGTGACACATAAAGGTCAAATCTCTTTTCTCCTGACCACTGGGCAACCTGGAGCATTGCCTTCATTCAGGGATTCACTGCAAAATCCTACGATAATACAGGGTCCACTGAGGAGCTTCACAATAACCATGTCTTAATACTGTCCCGTACTGCTCATCTTTTTTTCTTGCTGTGCCtcacaattttctttcttttgaggaTCATCTCATACAGTTTTTCCAAACCAAGATGTAACCCCTGCCCATCGACAGCACTGCATCCTTGCACATGGTGTAGGGTGGAGGCACTCAGTTCGTGTACAGCCAAAACCTTCTCCACATCAGAAACTGCCAGCGCGACTGGAAGGTCCTGTTTGTTAGCCAACACCAGCACCGGCACTCCTTGGTTCTCTGATGTGCGTGTGATCTTGTGCAATTCCACCTTAGCCTCCTCCATGCGCTCTACCTCTGTGGAGTCTACCACAAAGACCATGCCATCTGTGCGCCGCGTGTAGGACTTCCACAGTGGCCGGAGTTTCTCCTGACCACCCACGTCCCACACCTGGAAGGTCATGGCACGGCCGTTTCCAACCGGAACCTTTATCTTCTCCGTGTTAAATCCCTTGGTTGGGATGGTTTCCACAAATTCCTTAAGCTTCAGTCTATAGAGAAGTGAGGTTTTGCCAGCAGAGTCCAGACCGATGACCACAACATGCACAGACTGGAAGTTAGGCAGGAACGGTGTGTTGGGGGCAATCTCTGTCAACTGGTTTCCCATGGCAACTTGGTTTTCTCACCTTCTTATAAGAGCAGTAGATTTGTCTATGTCGTTTTAAGTGTTTGGCATTTGCACCTACTTCAAAGGTACAGCAGGCAGACAGAGGTGCTGTAAGGTTGGAGACACCGTGCTGAACCTAAAGAAAGGGGAAAAAGCTGATTATCATCACAGATATGGGAGCTATTTACAACTATTTACAGCTTTCTCTGTGATCACTGCAGAAAGCAAACACAGACATGTAATAAACTGTAAACACACCTTGCAAAGTTTTGGCAACAACTACAAAACATACAAgtaaaactgaactgaaatatgtttttttttttttaggtgggggtgggggggggggactcTAGTTTCATATTACAGACAAATCAATGACTGAATGAGGGTTAGGGTTAACTGAATGATGAATAGGAAAGTAGTACCCTCTAAGCATGAAGGATCAAATTATACATCAACAAAACAGAACACAATAATTAAATTTGTAGGAAAAGATTTAGCTGTCTGCCTGAAATTGGGTGTATAGAGGTTGCTCTCTATGCCTATTTGCCGCACCTAATCCTCTTATGGATTCTAAATAGCTTTTTTCTCTATGGTCTCTTTATTTGATCTCTTTTGTGGAGGAAGatatcattaatttatttttttattatttataagagATTTCAATCGTAATCTTCTGTAACAAAACTGAGCAAACCacgttttaacattctataatgTCCTGTAAACAACTGTGATTTGCTATAAAACGTACACAAATATTGTTTAGATGGAAATTTTTTATATGTCAACGTCTAAGAAACATTACCATGGCAATCAAAGCTGTGAAAACTGGTACCTAAGgtcatttaaagttttaaaacCCTATTAAAGACAACAGTGGATGTTTAAAGTAATCAGCTCTAAAAAGGCTGCTGACTATACTATAAACCAAAACAGCTTTCTCGAAAAATTCTGCAGATTCCGGAGAACGAAACACCGCAGTGCTTCTTTTTGCACATTTACACTACTTACCTAATAGGTGTTTATCTCGTAACGGGCAACTAATCCATTTCTCACTTGAAAAAGATAGGCGGCCAGTTACCCGAGCGACTCAAAGCAATGATCATTTTCCAGAGTCTCTCTCCCGTCCGACAGCAGTAAGATCAGAGAAATGAACGTGGAGTTGAGCGTGCAACATCTAGATTCTCTAGAACAACAATCTCGCATGTGACGTCACTTGCATGCCTCTCTCGGTACTCCCTCTAGCGTTTGATTGTTCGTTGTTTTGTATGGTGAGACGCCGAATGTCAAGTAGTCAAGTTGTGTTCGTTACACAAACAGCACCTCTCTGTGGCGATCCTGAGGCATCGAAATTGGCAAGTAGATCCTGTATCTAGTTTTGACTGTacattatgtggattttggagggAACCCACTTCGCTGTGGAGCACGTAAAAATTTTGAAGAAAGATATTGTTGTCGTGGTGCGAGGAACAGCTGCCAGTGGAGTTTTTGGTgccccccctagggtaagatggtgcccctgTGGAGAGTAGGTGCACCACACAGACTGCATACGTATAGGGAGTGACAGTACCGGTCAGTAATATTACATTAAAGATTAATACCAAGAGACTGAccatgtattcagatggtcccttaccataTCCTTCAGTTTTAGctataaatgctttttgagttattaataataaaaagtgtacaTCTTTTattatatgctgagaacttttcTGACCCATGTTTTCTTctattatttatcttcttaatCTTATGTAtacatctttttctttcttttttttttttgttgttgtagttttTTTTCATCACCTGTAGGcatacttcttgtctttatgactcagtgattgtattcatacattgctggtcatgtgtaattttgtacatctaattgaatatttatattaaacccagttttagcacaatatgtggacttttcagacggtcccttaccacaccctccacagtaacATTGGAACACTTTTCATTTGAATACATGCATCATAATCTGTCTTGAAACAACTGAATTTGTTAAATCTTTACAGGAAAATTATGTTAGTGGAATTTGGGGACATGCTATGTAAAAAGTGTTTATTGTTCTTCTACAGTGTCTTTGTGCTATATAAAACTATGCTGGGCAGTCTTCAGACCCAGTACTTCTAATATGATGAGTGTCTACAGAACCCCTAACTGAACAGCTGGCAAACGAAATTGTAGGTAAAAGTAAATAATCTGGTTTTCTCCAatctttttgcaaaaaaaaaaaaaaaagaatagtgtaAAATGATACGTTGAATGTTGCCACATTAAATTATTCTGCAGTTGTAATCAATGTGCTTGAAATATGGGCAGATACTATTTGGCTTCAACATTTcacaatgttttattattttgtctaACCTCTGTATATACTGATGCATATCACAGTGACTTAAAGAGCATATAAAGAGAAGCTGATCGAGAAAAAGCAGCATCTTCAAAAGATGTGTGCTTCATTTGCACCAGTCTTTACAGTACTCCCAGCAATGGTGAGGAAAACCATCGGGAGCACTGCAGATGAAGCTGTACAGATCAAGATCTGTATTTTAATTGTAAACCACAATCAATTGTGTTCTGATTGGATTTTTGCTCAAGAATTCtcaacaaataaaatgtaaagacaaCTTAATGTGCAATTTAATGTGATGTGCAAATTTTAAAACAAGTTTATATAATGTAAACACTAATTAACAAAACACTAACAAGAAGTGATGTAAATTAACTGTAAACATTAATTATTCCAGTGATATTTATATTGCATCTAATATGTTACTGTCAATATAGTCAACACCTTATTTACATTAATGACAACAGTAAACTACAGCATAAAATgacaatccctttaaatgcaGGCTGAGTATTTTTGGATTTCAAAGACATCAACATTCAGGGACATACATTGGCAATCGTCTTGTCTCAGAGCAAAGGAAAGTTATGTGGTACGGTAGAATTCACTCCACAGTCAATATACTCATAGGTATCTGTTGACATCTGCTCTGAATGGGACAAATAGGAGACTCTGATAGTCAATCTGtagaaaaacaaaaggtattcacattagttattttaaatatgtattgctGTATATAATGTCTGCATCACTAAGCATTGAAATATGACATGCATAGTTTAAAATTGAGTTTTACAACCCAGTAACTTAAGACATTATTTATAacaaatgtatttagtaaatTTACAGCACATCATTTAGAATGTAAGAAATTTAAAATGATGATAATCCTTTTGTTGTTTCAGTTCGggcttgtttgtttttggcaatacACCTTATAACTTAAAAGATTTAGAGGTAGATGGGTCAGAGTCCATAAAGTAAACAATACTTACAGTACTGTTAAAAATCAGACTTTGAGATTGAAAAGAATTTGTGATGTTTTTCATAAAACAAATTGACTGACTGCCATTTTCTGGCCTATGAGGAAAAACTGCTTTTTCCTAATATGATTTACCATTCATACTAGTGTCACTATGTGgtgtaaaataaaagtaattcattgaATTAGAGCTGAAAATTAATATAGTTCAATGAATGTTATAAAATTGCAAGGTATACCAGGCATGAAGATGAATACCTTTCAAAGTACAGCATTCAACATCAAATAAATTGACAAGCTCTATTCAATTAGTCAGCCAAATATCACTCtaatagtaattttaaaataagTTTGTACATATGGTGGGATGGTGCAGCATACTTTGTTGAGATAAAGGTCAATACTTACTGCAAATGCAAGAATAAAGTGTGAATCTGAATGGCACGTGATTTGCAGTAGTTACTGTAAAATAAGTAGTTTTAATTACATTATAGAAGGTTTCTATGTACATTCTGTGTAAGAAAATGTTTACATTGGTGTCATATGTTGGCAGTGTTTTGGGACACAATAAGTAATCATTTTAAGAAATTAATGATAAGATATAGATAATGACTGAAGTATTGACTGATGTATTACTTACTTGAGACCCGGGTCATCAATAACAATATCAGATACAACCATGATCTGTGAACAGGAGAAAAAAGGATGAGTGACCTCTTTATTTTCGTTTTTGTAGTGGTCAGGATTAACGAAGGCTTTTAATGAAGTTTTACCTTTTTCTCTGATCGAGGAGGCAGTATGGTGACATTTGAGAACTTGGTCTTGCCAACCACAGTCTCTAAAATCAGTACTTGTACATCAATGTCTTCCGTTTGGATACTCACAAAGTTTTGATTGGTAATGTTCAGTTCATTCTAAAGAATGGATAATATGGACAGAGGATTACAAGTTAAGAAATGCATGCAATACAAAAGGCACATCTTAGGGGTATGATTAACACTTAGCATCACTTACTGTGACTACCATTTTAACTGTATTGGGAGTGAAATAAACCATAGACGATTTTAGGTCCACAGCTGACATATCCATGCTCCGAGGGAAGAGAAAAAACAGGATCAGTGAGCATGTCAGGAGGCATAGTCCCACTGACATGCACACATACAGTTTCCTGTGGGACATTAAACATGTTATACAACAGATCTATACTGTAGAGTAAAATAAACTTTATTGATCTCAGTGACAGATGGAACTgcaaaaacatacagtgcttGTCTTAGTGGTACTCACGTGTGGTGAGGTTTCAGTCTTTGGTCACTGCAAGGAATGACTGCCACAAGTTGGTTCTTCTGACCTAGAGAGGTCAAGTGTCATGATaagggagaaaaagaggaacaCTGACTATGGTTACATGGGCACCAGAAAaaggcttattgcgagaaaacagcTTTTCCATTTACATGCATAGTTTAAGCATCATACTCTTTACTACCGTATACATGTTGAtctgtcagtaagcagctttctcaacAGCAACTTAATTTCCCTGCGAGGCTTGTGTAAACACATGGCATCCAAGGAAGACTTCACTGTTTTACTCTGTtgattcgctttatttccagataaaATTGTTGTTGACCAGAGCTGTTGCTGTGTTTGGTTCCTGTGAACTGCTGCTGAATTGCGATGCAGTAGTGCGGGTTTCTTACATAAAATTCCGGGATTCCTCCAACGTACGCATATATGCGGACgttagggacagtcgatattttatatttgtgtgtattaaTGGGTACAGTTTATTatatatgtgattttcccactgtactcccagaaatgttgatgagctccatcctatgacgtttgttttAAGCCACGTTCTCAGAGAGAAACCTAGGTgggttaaaccactttctcttaatcccttaaacggcataaggaaatcatcattcttgtttacatgatgcttcagaatgccgctttctgctgaaaccctggaataaaccattttcttaagtgcatgtaaatgtggtcagtgtGTCTAGAGCCAAAACtgcaaattaaacttttttattaatatgaaaataaataagtaCAGTTGGACACAGATAGTGTGTGTTAACAGAGCCACTGACCTCTTGGTATGCGTCCTGTGCCCTGGCAGGTAGGACATGGATCCCACTGTCCTTCCCCATTGACACTGCCATAGTCCATCCATTTGGAAAGCCTCCGTGTCTCTCCGTATTTGTTTTGGGTCATAATAGTATATTTCCACAGTGCAGAATCTGACCAAAATCAAAGTCCTCCACTATGAACACAATAAGAGACTATATCTATTGttgatacactaccggtcaaaagttttgaaacacttactcattctttattataattttttttcacattttagaataatagtaaagtcatcaaaactatggaataacataaatggaactatgggaaattatgttgtgactaaacaaaatccaaaataaatcaaaattgtgttatattttaacatcttcaaagtagtcaccctttgcctagaattttcagaaatgtactcttaacattttctcaaccaacttcttcaggtatcaccctgggatactttttaaacagtattgaaggagttcccatctatgttggacacttattggctgcttttctttattatttggtccaagtcatcaatttcaaaaacttttttttttaattacattttagttttataatgaaataaattaatatggtggcacaactatatttttgtctacaaaattaatttcaaacatttaagcatacgccttcaaatcaaaagatttttaagatcatgagaaacatttcagtcaagtgtttcaaaaattttgaccggtagtgtacataattGAGGAGAAAATAAACCAACATACAAACTGTACTTGGAACACTCTGAATCATTActcatgcttaaaggaatagttcacccgaaaatgaaaatttgctgataatttactcaccttcaggccatccaaatctgacaataaaatgcaaagtaatctcttcagtaatctaaatactttttgaatgtagctgtattctaaataccaatgatttaaattgtaactgtagtggaatacagttacttatattttgtattttaaatacgtaatcccgttacatgtatttcgttactccccaacccagaATATGCATTTTgtaccgtcaaaaaatggagtacattcacttgcattgtttagaggtggaggcctgaaatgaaatcctaaaagtcttaaattctgttttgatgaagaaagaaactcagatacatcttggagtaaattatcagcaaattttcatttttgggagaactattcctttaagttaatggctatgtttatgtAACCAGCCCCAACCAAtagtggtgatatgcatgaagaatgcaaatcaccaaaaaaaaaaaaaaagaacagtgttaaattgaaagtggagactttatagtaaaaaggacttaaatattgagctggGGCGTGTTATAGAAAGCTTCCCATCTAAAGTCTTGAGTTAAGATCTGATCAGTTATGTTAGgatttttcacaaattcatattacagAAGAAAATCCTAAcatcctgtctacaccggacgtgagTGACGCATCGCGTAAAAAGccatagaacccattataatcaatgacgctgtctacactggaacGGATGCACCGACAATGAACGagtgttctgttctattttgcACTGAACTCGCTGTTGCTTCTACACAAATTAAACTATTTAGAACGTTCGCGTCgacacgtccagtgtagacagcctcaaccCGTTGCATCGTGCCGCGTCAATGGACATGCCCGGTGTAGAAAGTGTGTGACTGTAGTTCAGATAAGGCACTTAGAAAATGTTATTCTGTAATATCTTTTGTCCTAAATGAGATCGTAACAAAAACTGCCATGGTTACCAAGCAGATAAGATAGGATTCTAAAGTTAGGACCTTTCTGTAATATGCCccctgtttctcaccctcatttatcatatcgcttctgaagacatggattaaaccactgaattgtatggattacttttatgctgcctttatgtgcttttgggagcttcagagttttggtctccattcacttgcattgtatggacctacagagctgaaattttcttaaaacctttgtgttcagcataagaaataaagtcatacacatctggggtggcatgaaggtgaataaatgatgagagaattttcattttagggagaaatatttctttaaagtggCACAGATTGTATTGTTCTAGTTATACATTACATTAAGAAACCAGACAGTCTCAAAAGCATCTTGCTCTCACTATAAAACTACAGTAAAACAGTCAAATGGCCCTAAAGAACAGTAAAACTCTAAAACAATAAAACTCCGAAGATGTTTGGAGAATCATTATGAAACACACAGTTAAGTTCAGTTTGATGAAAACCCCAAAATGGCGCATTTATTACTCTGAACTATGTCTAAATGTGGAATTCATGCAAAAGTTTTCATTAAGAACCTAGTTTATCTAGTGAATGTAGTTTACACTGTTATTGGTGTCTCAGCAGCTTTACTCtcatcaatttattttaatttcaattgACTTATTTAAAGTGCCATGGAAGTGTGTCTAGTAAAACTGTTAATAATCCTAACTACATTAGAAAACGTTTCAGACAAGGTCATGGCACAACTATAGTTAAAAAGGTTTATGTGTAATTCCTCTGTTGACAAGTTGAGTTAAGAAAAATGAAAGCAAATTCATGCCAAAACTAGTAGTTTTAAGCGGTGAAAGTGGTGAAAGGCGACGTTGTTAAgccccatacacacatgcagcgactttatcgcttgacgtcactagtgggcgttcctactgctgtcgctctgacgttattggtggactgcacgcctagccatgtcttttgaaaacatGATCATGGATTAGGCATTTTGCTACTAAAACTGCGATTTAATTCTAATAGGACAAGTTAtcagttttcttgtccctaaaaatgcacattctgcaggggagagtgtttttacatgaactgcagcagtgcttaatgcatcataaCATTAATAAGACAAACGAACTATCAATGTACGAATTAAACTCACTCAGACCATttcttttccacgcatcattttttttatatatatatatatccatgtatgtggttacagacgaatcatatagaacagtTAAATCGCTACAGAAACTTTAATTTCTCCTCTATCTAGTCTGTACTCGACTCTCTCAAGGGAGACGGATGACGTAAGCTCCACTGAcagtcttcactcctattggatGTTGCTCCCGaaagtcgctcctcatttgcatcaAGTTCAACTTTTCTCATCTTTGTCGTGTCGCTTGCCAcgcccacatctagtcgccagaAGTCGCTGTCGCTCgtgtcgccagct includes the following:
- the LOC127427009 gene encoding ADP-ribosylation factor-like protein 4D, with the protein product MGNQLTEIAPNTPFLPNFQSVHVVVIGLDSAGKTSLLYRLKLKEFVETIPTKGFNTEKIKVPVGNGRAMTFQVWDVGGQEKLRPLWKSYTRRTDGMVFVVDSTEVERMEEAKVELHKITRTSENQGVPVLVLANKQDLPVALAVSDVEKVLAVHELSASTLHHVQGCSAVDGQGLHLGLEKLYEMILKRKKIVRHSKKKR
- the LOC127427006 gene encoding transmembrane protein 106B-like — encoded protein: MTQNKYGETRRLSKWMDYGSVNGEGQWDPCPTCQGTGRIPRGQKNQLVAVIPCSDQRLKPHHTKLYVCMSVGLCLLTCSLILFFLFPRSMDMSAVDLKSSMVYFTPNTVKMVVTNELNITNQNFVSIQTEDIDVQVLILETVVGKTKFSNVTILPPRSEKKIMVVSDIVIDDPGLNNYCKSRAIQIHTLFLHLQLTIRVSYLSHSEQMSTDTYEYIDCGVNSTVPHNFPLL